A single window of Granulicella mallensis MP5ACTX8 DNA harbors:
- a CDS encoding cupin domain-containing protein, protein MSTLSRRDLCQSLPLLALLPTLSAHAQTPQTAGEPAAAADCTMLTTCEAIPTIPGTSTHPGITSHGILHGQIPGITHIEVHETKLDPGKAPHPPHRHPHAELMLIREGSLEFTSDAPPVTITAGGTIYCAPNQLHGIHNNGNTQTVYYVVEIGGQQPCTK, encoded by the coding sequence ATGAGCACACTCTCCCGCCGCGATCTCTGTCAGAGTCTTCCCCTACTGGCGCTTCTCCCCACATTGAGCGCCCATGCCCAGACCCCGCAAACCGCAGGCGAACCAGCGGCCGCCGCCGACTGCACAATGCTCACCACCTGCGAGGCAATTCCCACGATCCCTGGCACCTCCACTCATCCGGGAATTACGAGCCATGGAATCCTTCACGGCCAGATCCCCGGCATCACGCACATCGAGGTCCACGAGACCAAGCTCGATCCCGGCAAGGCCCCTCATCCGCCGCATCGCCATCCGCACGCCGAACTGATGCTCATCCGCGAGGGCTCGCTCGAGTTCACCTCCGACGCTCCGCCCGTAACCATCACCGCCGGAGGCACGATCTACTGCGCCCCCAACCAGCTCCATGGCATCCACAATAATGGCAATACGCAGACCGTTTACTACGTCGTGGAGATCGGTGGCCAGCAGCCCTGCACGAAATAG
- a CDS encoding TonB-dependent receptor: MKKIFALLVVLMASLTIAYGQVTSTNGGSIEGTITDPSGAAIPGAQISVRNVDTGSVKEAKTDGSGYYAVGPLLPGSYKVTVSMSGFETLAINTSIRIGTATTGTYKLTVGKSTETVEVSAGGVQVNTDQPGVSDVLTSQQISSLPINGRNFLDVAQIEPGVILQSGGSFDPTKAGYSALSIGGIAGRTTRILLDGQDITDETVGTTIFNVSQGSIGEFQLNRSTQDVSGEVTSTGQVLVATKSGTNGFHGELFYNFQDSRAGFATEFGTQTPFQRNQFGGSLGGPIFKDKLFFFGNAERIKQDASQAAGVSSIFPQYQNLNIPFSYRETYSTIRLDYNGPFGGHYFARVNYNVNSVAGNFGEQFETYANRDNTPGIAGGADFQLGHFTHSFRGSYEKFHNLISDTSTSSPLDLIPGIALQNVAGTSPLLATGPNVDAPQGTFQTDAQARYDGSWTKGAHTIRFGYSINHILGGGFANFFGLGPRLRENSATLFTGPVDGDPTAPGCGNVVGAAACPSDPLNGYHASTIAIGNNLGFFTENPGFGLIGGGTHDWREGAYVADGWKVTPNFTLSAGLRWSVDTDRANQDVAPIPCSALDPAVYNPAGGPNQAPCSGSTSLLGQFGPQFAPSVHQPYANFGPQIGFAYAPGNHKTVIRAGFGIFYDGDVFNNTTNARTSLLAKGPFFAQADGQSFCSGQYANADGSITSGATVNGTTLNISQICALPVGQAAPYVLALSQSFQSIAAKNPQGTNSGFIGETLSASGIYGAPYRTPYSEQWNLGAQHELFKGAVLSVDYIHNSTLKVGQLLDVNHLGAARYFNPTAAQNAIAATLAPDPANNYAGYPMCPQGYTSAAINCAIANGATIDDFAGKGLDGAKEFLGANSPASNGKTVATGAAFPGQNPLLGSGSFILPVGRSGYDALQVVFRQQSSHPIRGIERSNLQVSYNLSRILSTSNNTTGDQFFNNLSFDNDHPTAYMGRSELDRKHQVSFGGSFLLKYGPEVGIIGHFYSALPQTLTLDNTASAVGNIYRSDLTGDGTTGDLAPGTMPGDYMHRIKPSNLSHYINNFNSTVAGSLTPAGKVLVGSGLLTQAQLIALGGTVQPLVNSIQNGVAPGNADYRQVDLTFAYPIRLGHYVHTLGDAVTLEPKVAFYNIANFSNFGDTSGNPSAATFQGNLGSPGPGSVNGPTFNNGQDVQNAYRVSRQSGTFDQGAPRTIEFQLQLSF, from the coding sequence ATGAAGAAAATTTTTGCGCTTTTAGTTGTGCTCATGGCGTCACTGACGATTGCTTACGGCCAGGTGACCTCAACCAATGGTGGATCGATTGAGGGGACCATTACGGACCCTAGTGGCGCGGCCATACCGGGTGCGCAGATCAGCGTTCGCAACGTCGATACAGGTTCGGTAAAAGAAGCCAAGACGGACGGCTCCGGCTACTATGCGGTTGGCCCATTGCTTCCAGGCTCCTATAAGGTCACGGTGAGCATGTCCGGATTCGAAACGCTTGCGATCAATACGTCGATCCGCATCGGTACAGCCACCACCGGGACCTACAAGCTCACGGTAGGCAAATCGACTGAAACCGTTGAAGTTAGCGCGGGCGGTGTCCAGGTTAACACCGATCAACCGGGTGTCAGCGATGTGTTGACCTCTCAGCAGATTAGCTCGCTTCCCATCAATGGCCGTAACTTCCTCGATGTGGCCCAGATCGAACCCGGCGTCATTCTGCAGTCTGGCGGTTCCTTCGATCCTACGAAGGCTGGCTACTCGGCCTTGTCCATCGGTGGTATTGCGGGACGCACCACTCGTATCCTTCTCGATGGTCAGGACATCACCGACGAAACCGTCGGTACCACCATCTTCAACGTGTCGCAGGGCTCCATCGGCGAATTTCAGTTAAACCGTTCAACGCAGGACGTCTCCGGCGAGGTCACCTCGACTGGACAGGTTCTGGTTGCTACCAAATCCGGTACCAACGGCTTCCACGGTGAACTGTTCTACAACTTCCAGGATTCCCGTGCGGGCTTTGCCACGGAGTTTGGCACCCAGACCCCCTTCCAGCGGAACCAGTTTGGCGGCTCTCTTGGCGGCCCGATCTTCAAAGACAAACTCTTCTTCTTCGGCAACGCCGAGCGCATCAAGCAGGACGCCTCGCAGGCAGCAGGTGTTTCGTCGATCTTCCCCCAATACCAAAACCTGAATATTCCTTTCTCCTATCGGGAAACCTATTCAACGATTCGTCTGGACTACAACGGTCCTTTCGGCGGTCACTACTTCGCCCGCGTGAACTATAACGTCAACTCGGTTGCCGGCAACTTTGGTGAGCAGTTCGAGACCTATGCGAATCGCGACAATACGCCGGGCATCGCGGGTGGCGCAGACTTCCAACTCGGTCACTTTACGCACTCCTTCCGTGGAAGCTACGAAAAATTCCATAATCTCATCAGCGACACCTCAACCTCATCTCCGCTGGACCTGATCCCCGGCATCGCCTTGCAGAATGTTGCCGGCACATCGCCTCTGCTGGCCACCGGGCCGAACGTCGATGCCCCGCAGGGCACGTTCCAGACGGACGCCCAGGCTCGTTATGACGGTTCCTGGACCAAGGGTGCGCATACCATCCGTTTCGGTTACAGCATCAATCACATCCTCGGCGGCGGTTTTGCTAACTTCTTCGGCCTTGGTCCCCGGCTTCGCGAAAACTCTGCCACCTTGTTTACCGGACCGGTCGATGGGGATCCGACAGCGCCTGGTTGCGGCAATGTCGTAGGCGCGGCTGCCTGTCCCTCCGATCCTCTCAACGGCTACCATGCCAGCACGATTGCCATCGGCAACAATCTCGGCTTCTTCACGGAAAATCCCGGATTCGGCCTGATTGGCGGCGGTACTCACGACTGGCGCGAAGGTGCTTATGTGGCGGACGGCTGGAAGGTAACCCCCAACTTTACCCTCAGCGCCGGTCTGCGCTGGTCTGTCGATACAGACCGCGCGAACCAGGACGTGGCGCCGATCCCGTGCTCGGCCCTCGACCCCGCCGTCTACAACCCAGCTGGCGGTCCGAACCAGGCTCCCTGCTCTGGAAGCACTTCGCTCCTCGGCCAGTTTGGTCCCCAGTTCGCCCCCAGCGTCCATCAGCCGTACGCCAACTTCGGCCCGCAGATCGGTTTTGCCTATGCCCCTGGCAATCACAAAACTGTTATCCGCGCCGGCTTTGGCATCTTCTATGATGGCGACGTCTTCAATAACACCACCAATGCCCGCACCTCTCTGCTGGCCAAAGGCCCGTTCTTCGCGCAGGCTGATGGACAGTCGTTCTGCTCCGGCCAATATGCGAACGCTGACGGCAGTATTACGTCCGGTGCAACGGTCAACGGAACAACGTTGAACATCTCCCAGATCTGCGCCCTTCCTGTTGGCCAGGCAGCCCCGTACGTCCTTGCGCTTTCACAAAGTTTCCAGAGCATCGCAGCGAAAAATCCTCAGGGCACCAATAGCGGCTTCATCGGAGAAACCTTGAGCGCCAGCGGAATCTATGGCGCTCCCTACCGTACGCCTTACTCGGAACAGTGGAATCTCGGCGCGCAGCATGAGCTTTTCAAGGGCGCTGTCCTCTCCGTGGATTACATCCACAACAGCACTCTGAAGGTCGGGCAGCTCTTGGACGTCAACCACCTTGGCGCCGCTCGCTACTTCAACCCCACTGCGGCGCAGAATGCAATTGCGGCCACACTTGCGCCGGATCCGGCGAACAATTACGCCGGTTATCCCATGTGTCCGCAGGGATACACTTCGGCAGCTATTAACTGCGCCATTGCTAACGGAGCGACAATCGACGACTTTGCCGGCAAGGGATTGGACGGGGCCAAGGAGTTCCTTGGAGCCAACTCGCCAGCGAGCAATGGCAAGACGGTTGCAACCGGCGCGGCATTCCCTGGCCAGAACCCGCTTCTGGGTAGCGGCTCTTTTATCCTCCCGGTTGGCCGGTCTGGCTACGATGCGCTTCAGGTCGTCTTCCGCCAACAGTCGTCACATCCTATACGGGGCATCGAGCGCTCCAATCTTCAGGTCTCCTACAATCTGTCCCGCATCCTTTCGACCTCGAACAACACCACGGGAGACCAGTTCTTCAACAACCTCTCCTTCGACAATGACCATCCGACCGCTTACATGGGCCGTTCCGAACTCGACCGTAAACACCAGGTCTCATTCGGAGGCTCCTTCCTGCTGAAGTACGGTCCGGAGGTTGGGATCATCGGTCATTTCTACTCGGCGCTTCCGCAGACGCTGACGCTGGACAATACCGCTTCTGCTGTCGGCAACATCTATCGTTCCGATTTGACCGGCGATGGAACGACGGGTGACCTTGCTCCGGGGACAATGCCTGGCGACTACATGCACCGCATCAAGCCCAGCAATCTATCTCACTACATCAACAACTTCAACTCGACCGTGGCAGGCTCGCTCACACCGGCAGGCAAGGTGCTGGTCGGTAGCGGTCTTCTCACCCAGGCCCAACTCATCGCCCTCGGTGGTACGGTGCAGCCACTGGTCAATTCCATCCAGAATGGTGTGGCTCCTGGCAATGCCGATTACCGGCAGGTCGATCTCACGTTCGCCTACCCGATTCGTTTAGGTCACTACGTGCATACACTCGGCGATGCCGTAACGCTCGAACCGAAGGTCGCTTTCTACAATATTGCTAACTTCTCTAACTTTGGAGATACCTCCGGCAATCCCAGCGCCGCAACCTTCCAGGGCAATCTTGGTTCGCCAGG